A window of the Candidatus Saccharibacteria bacterium oral taxon 488 genome harbors these coding sequences:
- a CDS encoding basic amino acid ABC transporter substrate-binding protein, with amino-acid sequence MNRTKTRRRGFGISWGIGLGLFVALIGFMAFDILQREGGFGKSNDVLVMGTNAGFKPFEYKQGNEVVGFDVDLAKEIARSVNKELKIEDMAFDGLLPALESGQIDMAVAGMSVTPERAKNALFSEPYYSASQRIIVKKGSPIRNRHQLTGKKIGVQLGTTGDTLAGKITGAKVSQFPTAPSVLTELNAGGVEAVILDDAPAAQYTTGFPDLEILPGELSSEHYAIAIKNNNHDLLKKVNRVLAEMKKDGRYDNLIRKHFGVAALESMKKKELEP; translated from the coding sequence ATGAACAGAACGAAAACGCGACGCCGTGGGTTTGGCATTAGTTGGGGGATAGGCCTGGGGCTGTTTGTGGCGTTGATTGGCTTTATGGCGTTTGATATTTTGCAGCGCGAAGGTGGATTTGGTAAAAGTAATGATGTGTTGGTGATGGGCACCAACGCTGGATTCAAGCCGTTTGAGTACAAACAAGGCAATGAAGTTGTTGGCTTTGATGTTGATTTGGCAAAGGAAATTGCCCGCAGCGTGAATAAAGAGCTAAAGATTGAAGACATGGCGTTTGACGGATTGCTGCCAGCGCTGGAATCAGGGCAAATTGACATGGCGGTGGCTGGCATGTCGGTGACGCCAGAGCGTGCCAAAAATGCGTTATTTTCTGAGCCGTATTATTCAGCCTCGCAGCGGATCATTGTCAAAAAAGGCAGTCCAATTCGTAATAGACATCAACTGACGGGCAAGAAAATTGGTGTGCAGCTGGGCACGACAGGCGATACGCTGGCTGGAAAAATTACTGGCGCCAAAGTGTCACAATTCCCAACCGCGCCAAGTGTGTTGACAGAGCTCAATGCTGGCGGCGTCGAGGCGGTTATTTTGGATGATGCGCCCGCGGCTCAATACACGACTGGCTTTCCAGACCTAGAAATTTTGCCGGGTGAGTTGTCGAGCGAGCACTATGCGATTGCCATCAAAAACAATAATCACGACTTGCTAAAAAAAGTTAACCGAGTGCTGGCGGAGATGAAAAAGGACGGCCGGTACGACAATCTTATCCGCAAGCATTTTGGCGTCGCAGCGCTTGAGTCGATGAAGAAAAAGGAGCTTGAACCATGA
- a CDS encoding LTA synthase family protein: MSTSPSGRGANNRIIIRVAIVLLLLCSTVFFVASRYKIVQFRDAKIDEILFYFKNGLAGGQSSSFTSAVWENIPYVIGLLIILLLPIILKLRWKKRPLRLRHQAYYAGGLFMVSLALLVQSFSIPAYVIALAQSSKIYDQHYVDPRGVKLTFPSTKRNLIYIYVESLENTPASKANGGMSDKSVIPELEKLALTNTSFSHQASGLGGALPAHGTTWTVAGMTAQSAGVPLKDGGVFGDRDRNGMGDFNKFLPGAYTLGQVLEKAGYNQSFLMGSNKAFGGRDKLLEQHGDYHIIDLTYARKHGLIPQNYEVWWGYEDKKLFQFARDEATRLSKSDKPFNLQMLTVDTHFTDGWMDKDVCKEQFAAKYDNVHSCASKQIASFVEWAKQQPFYANTTIIISGDHLGMQTPYYEEKIAGTPYQRTVYNTFINPAVQPTRATNRQFAAFDMYPSTLAALGVTVDGDRMGLGTNLFSNRQTLVEQFGGIDQLNAELAKRSTYYERRILSGS, from the coding sequence ATGAGCACCTCTCCGTCTGGCCGCGGCGCCAACAACCGCATTATCATTCGCGTGGCCATCGTCTTGCTATTACTATGTAGCACCGTTTTCTTTGTCGCTAGCCGCTATAAAATTGTGCAATTTCGTGACGCCAAAATTGACGAGATTTTATTTTATTTCAAGAACGGCCTGGCGGGTGGGCAGTCTAGCAGCTTTACCTCAGCCGTCTGGGAAAATATCCCCTACGTCATTGGGCTGCTCATCATTTTATTACTACCGATCATCTTGAAGCTACGCTGGAAAAAACGACCGCTCCGCTTGCGTCACCAAGCCTATTACGCAGGCGGCCTATTCATGGTCAGCCTAGCGCTGTTAGTTCAAAGTTTCAGCATCCCCGCCTACGTCATCGCCCTCGCCCAGTCGTCAAAGATCTATGATCAGCATTATGTCGATCCGCGCGGCGTTAAATTGACGTTTCCTAGTACCAAACGCAACTTAATTTATATCTACGTCGAGTCGCTGGAAAATACACCGGCCTCCAAAGCCAACGGCGGCATGAGCGATAAATCAGTCATCCCGGAGTTGGAGAAATTAGCCCTAACCAACACCTCATTCTCACACCAAGCCTCAGGCCTTGGCGGCGCCCTGCCTGCACACGGTACCACATGGACAGTCGCCGGCATGACCGCTCAGTCCGCCGGCGTGCCGCTCAAAGACGGCGGGGTGTTCGGTGACCGCGACCGCAACGGCATGGGTGATTTTAATAAATTCTTGCCGGGCGCTTACACCCTCGGGCAGGTGCTTGAAAAAGCCGGCTACAACCAATCATTCCTCATGGGCTCAAACAAAGCCTTCGGCGGGCGCGATAAACTACTGGAGCAACACGGTGATTACCACATCATTGACCTCACCTATGCCCGAAAGCATGGTTTAATCCCACAAAACTACGAGGTGTGGTGGGGCTACGAAGATAAAAAGCTTTTTCAATTTGCCCGCGACGAGGCCACCCGCCTTAGTAAGTCCGACAAGCCATTTAATCTGCAAATGCTGACCGTTGATACGCACTTCACTGATGGCTGGATGGATAAAGATGTTTGCAAGGAGCAATTTGCAGCAAAATACGACAATGTTCATTCCTGCGCCTCCAAACAAATCGCGTCCTTCGTCGAGTGGGCCAAGCAACAGCCATTTTACGCCAACACCACCATCATCATTAGCGGCGACCACCTCGGCATGCAGACGCCATATTACGAAGAGAAGATTGCCGGTACTCCCTACCAACGAACTGTCTATAACACCTTCATCAACCCCGCCGTCCAGCCAACTCGCGCCACTAACCGCCAATTTGCTGCCTTTGACATGTATCCATCGACCCTGGCGGCACTGGGCGTGACGGTAGATGGTGACCGTATGGGGCTGGGTACTAATTTGTTCTCAAATCGCCAGACACTGGTCGAACAATTTGGCGGCATCGACCAGCTCAATGCTGAGCTCGCCAAACGCTCAACCTACTATGAGCGGCGGATCTTGAGTGGTTCATAA
- a CDS encoding amino acid ABC transporter ATP-binding protein — protein sequence MITVANLKKQFGSNRVLRDIDVEIHEGEVVVVVGSSGSGKSTFLRCLNLLETPTGGRIVIDGVETTAPKVDLNALRQKVGMVFQSFNLFPNLSVLDNIKLAPRKLRKLSDRAATRLAKKLLADVGLADKAGAFPSQLSGGQKQRVAIARALAMEPDIMLFDEPTSALDPEMIGEVLDVIREVAAKGMTMVIVTHEMKFAREVATRMIFLDKGEIIENGPPEQVMDHPVTERARKFFGVKGN from the coding sequence ATCATCACGGTAGCTAACCTCAAAAAGCAGTTTGGCAGTAACCGCGTGCTCAGGGATATTGATGTTGAAATTCATGAAGGCGAAGTGGTCGTGGTTGTTGGTTCAAGTGGTTCTGGTAAGTCAACCTTTTTGCGCTGCTTGAATTTGCTAGAGACGCCGACGGGCGGGCGCATTGTCATCGACGGTGTGGAAACGACAGCGCCAAAAGTCGACCTGAACGCCCTGCGCCAAAAAGTTGGTATGGTGTTTCAATCATTCAATCTGTTCCCGAACTTGAGCGTGCTGGATAATATCAAACTAGCACCGCGGAAATTACGCAAACTGTCTGACCGGGCGGCGACTCGTTTGGCAAAGAAATTGCTGGCGGACGTGGGATTGGCGGACAAAGCCGGGGCTTTTCCTTCGCAGCTCTCAGGCGGGCAAAAGCAGCGCGTGGCTATCGCGAGAGCCCTAGCCATGGAGCCAGACATCATGTTATTTGATGAGCCAACTTCGGCGCTTGATCCAGAGATGATTGGCGAGGTACTGGATGTGATTCGTGAGGTTGCCGCCAAAGGTATGACCATGGTCATCGTCACGCATGAAATGAAGTTTGCGCGCGAAGTGGCTACGCGGATGATTTTCCTGGACAAGGGTGAGATCATTGAAAATGGTCCGCCAGAGCAGGTGATGGATCATCCGGTGACTGAGCGGGCGCGGAAGTTTTTTGGCGTCAAGGGTAACTAA
- a CDS encoding amino acid ABC transporter permease, with protein MNFLEVIFGDGRWLYLWHGLEVTLVLTVLSLLLGTAIGVIIALLRTSDVRPFKLLGRFSWAKGLSRWNPLAWIGKVYVDIIRGTPLLVQLLIMYYVVFGSYQFMPKIFVAAIAFGINSGAYIGEIIRGGIESVDKGQMEAARSLGFSRWQAMRLVILPQALKNSLPALISEFIALLKETSVVGWIGLNDIMRGADNIRFQTATAFQSLFAAAVMYLALTAIFTRVMTRVERRLKDGSE; from the coding sequence ATGAATTTCCTGGAAGTGATCTTTGGCGACGGTCGGTGGCTATATTTGTGGCACGGTCTAGAGGTAACCTTGGTATTGACTGTTTTATCGCTGCTACTCGGTACGGCCATCGGTGTCATTATCGCTCTTTTGCGAACCTCGGACGTGCGGCCATTCAAGCTGTTGGGGCGCTTCTCGTGGGCCAAAGGACTGAGCCGCTGGAATCCGCTGGCGTGGATTGGGAAAGTGTATGTCGACATCATTCGAGGTACGCCGCTGCTGGTTCAGCTGTTGATTATGTACTACGTCGTTTTTGGCTCATATCAATTCATGCCGAAGATTTTTGTGGCAGCAATTGCCTTTGGTATCAATAGCGGTGCGTACATTGGCGAGATTATCCGCGGCGGTATCGAAAGTGTCGACAAGGGGCAAATGGAAGCGGCTCGTTCACTGGGATTCAGCCGCTGGCAGGCCATGCGTTTGGTGATTTTGCCACAAGCGCTCAAAAATTCGTTGCCGGCGCTGATCAGCGAATTCATCGCTCTGTTGAAAGAAACCTCAGTGGTCGGCTGGATTGGGCTGAATGATATCATGCGCGGTGCTGATAATATTCGTTTTCAAACCGCCACGGCGTTTCAGTCATTGTTTGCCGCAGCGGTGATGTATTTGGCGTTGACTGCGATATTTACCCGCGTGATGACCCGAGTAGAGAGGAGATTGAAAGATGGCAGTGAATAA